Proteins from a single region of Lujinxingia litoralis:
- a CDS encoding SRPBCC domain-containing protein, with protein sequence MLGLRSAIYPVQDIDKARQWYQALLGIEPYFAEPFYVGFDVGGFELGLLPAGDAQRPGPQGVEALWGVEDIDRAWQRLLDAGARALSEPYDTGEGIRVASLADPDGNRLGIIENPHFRVPPVDSVVVIEGPATLAAEGDALEAIEVERIISAPRERVWSAWTRAQELGSWFGQDAQMELRIGGPFEIYFLDADQPARGGEGCRVLSYLPERMLSFTWNAPPDHPTRQAHTWVVVTFETIKAAEGVTRVRLVHTGWPAPSDEAGSPSTEDWASTYAYFQRAWPQVMTALERYLGGQVQA encoded by the coding sequence ATGCTCGGATTGCGAAGCGCCATCTACCCGGTCCAGGACATCGACAAAGCTCGCCAATGGTATCAGGCCCTCCTCGGCATTGAACCCTATTTTGCCGAGCCTTTTTACGTGGGGTTTGATGTGGGGGGCTTTGAGCTGGGGCTCTTGCCGGCCGGCGATGCCCAGCGCCCCGGCCCCCAGGGGGTAGAGGCGCTCTGGGGCGTGGAGGATATCGATCGGGCCTGGCAGCGCTTGCTCGACGCCGGCGCCCGTGCGCTGAGCGAGCCTTACGACACCGGGGAGGGCATCCGGGTGGCGAGCCTGGCCGATCCCGATGGCAATCGCCTGGGCATCATCGAAAACCCGCACTTTCGGGTGCCCCCGGTGGATTCGGTGGTGGTGATCGAGGGGCCGGCGACGCTGGCAGCTGAGGGGGATGCACTGGAGGCCATCGAGGTGGAGCGCATCATCTCGGCGCCCCGAGAACGGGTCTGGAGCGCCTGGACCCGCGCCCAGGAGCTGGGGAGCTGGTTTGGTCAGGATGCGCAAATGGAGCTGCGCATCGGCGGGCCCTTTGAGATCTATTTTCTCGACGCCGACCAGCCGGCGCGGGGCGGCGAGGGCTGTCGGGTCTTGAGCTACCTTCCCGAGCGCATGCTCAGCTTTACCTGGAACGCGCCCCCCGACCATCCGACGCGTCAGGCCCACACCTGGGTGGTGGTGACCTTCGAAACGATCAAGGCGGCCGAAGGGGTCACCCGGGTGCGCCTGGTCCACACCGGCTGGCCGGCTCCGAGCGATGAGGCCGGCTCGCCCAGCACCGAGGATTGGGCGAGTACCTACGCCTATTTTCAACGGGCCTGGCCGCAGGTGATGACCGCCCTGGAGCGCTACCTGGGCGGTCAGGTGCAGGCCTGA
- a CDS encoding EI24 domain-containing protein, which translates to MPAPLPPDTILDDLHKLRDASRGRRFLGGLKLPLRAARFLAARRQMWPWAIIPALINLALFLVVASALALNAPDLLGWLWSQPEAGWIKALWYVVMVLVGAASVVLTYFTVLMAAGVVASPFNDQLSVITEQELRGQLANARAGEALIVGILRSIGISLLTLVAYLACILPLLLFHLIPGVGSLINTVLGTLISGVFLSFEYSDAALDRQGLRLSEKIGRVRGQLDLAAGFGVGTALLLLIPVVNLLTMPIAVVGGTMLGIELRRTATESRRPCPDAR; encoded by the coding sequence ATGCCCGCCCCCCTGCCCCCTGACACCATCCTCGACGACCTCCACAAGCTGCGAGACGCCTCCCGCGGGCGCCGCTTTTTAGGGGGGCTGAAGCTGCCCCTGCGCGCGGCCCGTTTTCTGGCCGCGCGCCGCCAGATGTGGCCCTGGGCCATCATCCCGGCCCTGATCAATCTGGCGCTCTTTTTGGTCGTGGCCTCCGCTCTGGCGCTCAACGCCCCGGACCTGTTGGGCTGGCTGTGGTCCCAGCCCGAAGCCGGCTGGATCAAGGCCCTGTGGTACGTGGTGATGGTCCTGGTGGGCGCTGCCTCGGTCGTGCTTACCTACTTTACGGTCCTGATGGCCGCCGGCGTGGTGGCCAGCCCCTTCAACGACCAGCTCTCGGTGATCACCGAACAAGAGCTCCGCGGCCAGCTCGCCAACGCGCGCGCTGGCGAGGCCCTGATCGTGGGCATCCTGCGATCCATCGGCATCAGCCTGCTTACACTGGTCGCCTACCTGGCCTGCATCCTCCCCCTGCTCCTCTTTCACCTGATCCCCGGCGTGGGCAGCCTGATCAACACGGTGCTGGGCACCCTGATCAGCGGGGTCTTTCTCTCCTTTGAGTACAGTGACGCCGCCCTGGATCGTCAGGGCCTTCGCCTCTCCGAGAAGATCGGCCGGGTGCGCGGGCAACTCGACCTGGCCGCGGGTTTCGGGGTGGGAACCGCCCTGCTCTTGCTGATCCCGGTGGTCAACCTGCTGACCATGCCCATCGCCGTGGTCGGCGGGACGATGCTGGGCATTGAGCTGCGCCGCACCGCCACCGAATCACGCCGCCCTTGCCCCGACGCCCGGTGA
- a CDS encoding aminoacetone oxidase family FAD-binding enzyme: protein MSTPYDLIVIGGGAAGFYGAITCAERLTECGLEARVLILEKSARVLDKVRISGGGRCNVTHHCFEPRRMATHYPRGNKALIGPLHRFGVSETVAWFNARGLKLKTEADGRMFPVSDDSQSVIDTLRRAADEAGVQVRTRAAVRSVEALRGDAEEPAFEITLRGDQTLRARHVLLATGGARAGGGAELARQLGHDLIEPVPSLFTFHVDDWRIRELQGLAVDPVRVRVIDQDLHNEGPVLITHRGFSAPAILKLSAWGARQLHALDYRFELAIDWLHGADPRPTFEKLRRQAGTRQVHTRSPFEAIPKRLWQRLVQAAGIDEGCTWAPLETEPRERLIAQLTDARFAVRGKSTHKDEFVTAGGVPTDAVDMRTLESRRCPGAFVAGELLDVDGVTGGFNFQNAWTTGHLAGRAIAERLGAWG, encoded by the coding sequence ATGAGTACCCCTTACGACCTGATCGTCATCGGCGGCGGCGCGGCCGGCTTCTACGGCGCCATTACCTGTGCCGAGCGCCTGACCGAATGCGGCCTGGAGGCCCGGGTGCTGATCCTGGAGAAGTCGGCCCGGGTCCTCGACAAAGTGCGCATCTCCGGGGGCGGACGCTGCAACGTGACCCACCATTGCTTCGAGCCCAGGCGCATGGCCACGCATTACCCCCGGGGGAACAAGGCCCTGATCGGCCCACTGCACCGCTTTGGCGTAAGCGAAACCGTGGCCTGGTTCAACGCCCGGGGGCTCAAGCTAAAGACCGAGGCCGACGGGCGGATGTTTCCGGTCAGCGACGACTCCCAGTCGGTGATCGACACCCTGCGCCGGGCTGCCGACGAGGCCGGGGTCCAGGTACGCACCCGGGCGGCGGTACGTTCGGTCGAAGCGCTCCGTGGTGACGCCGAGGAGCCGGCCTTTGAAATCACGCTGCGCGGCGACCAGACGCTGCGAGCCCGTCATGTGCTCCTGGCCACCGGCGGGGCTCGCGCCGGTGGCGGCGCGGAGCTCGCCAGACAGCTCGGCCACGACTTAATCGAGCCGGTGCCCTCCCTCTTTACCTTTCACGTCGATGACTGGCGCATCCGAGAGCTGCAGGGCCTGGCGGTCGACCCGGTCCGGGTGCGGGTCATCGACCAGGACCTGCACAACGAGGGGCCGGTCCTCATCACCCATCGCGGCTTCAGCGCTCCGGCCATCCTCAAGCTCTCGGCCTGGGGGGCTCGCCAGCTCCACGCGCTCGACTACCGCTTTGAGCTCGCCATCGACTGGCTCCACGGCGCCGATCCCCGACCGACCTTCGAAAAGCTCCGCCGACAGGCCGGCACGCGCCAGGTGCATACCCGCAGCCCCTTTGAAGCCATCCCCAAACGCCTGTGGCAGCGCCTGGTTCAGGCCGCCGGCATTGATGAAGGCTGCACCTGGGCCCCCCTCGAAACCGAGCCCCGTGAGCGCCTGATCGCGCAGCTCACCGACGCCCGCTTTGCCGTGCGCGGCAAGAGCACCCACAAAGACGAGTTCGTGACCGCCGGCGGCGTCCCCACCGACGCCGTCGACATGCGCACCCTCGAAAGCCGCCGCTGCCCGGGGGCCTTTGTGGCCGGCGAGCTCCTGGATGTCGATGGCGTCACCGGGGGCTTCAACTTTCAGAACGCCTGGACCACCGGGCACCTGGCCGGCCGCGCCATCGCCGAGCGACTGGGCGCCTGGGGCTGA
- a CDS encoding SRPBCC family protein produces MSQTSSESTSHLPGPQHRADRALAQAPAPAQEPGLDLLNWPLILSGSALTVFAVAKRRGIRQLLMVGVGAGLIYRGISPGFEKGLKRLIANTAATDPVEISASVTVARPADEVFAFWRDPENVPRYLRHIKRVEYLSPTTMRWVAAVPPDMELAWNAEITEERQGEFFAWRSVEGSELVNQGVITFRTTPEGLTEVHLRLIYQPPGGAFGARIENFFKAIPEQILREELRTFKQLVETGEIPTVRGQSYGGTITREEGIWQLSNR; encoded by the coding sequence ATGTCGCAGACCTCTTCGGAATCCACGTCGCATCTTCCCGGGCCGCAGCACCGCGCAGACCGCGCGCTCGCGCAGGCCCCGGCCCCCGCTCAGGAGCCGGGGCTCGATCTCCTGAACTGGCCCCTGATCCTCAGCGGCTCCGCGCTGACCGTCTTCGCCGTAGCGAAGCGCCGAGGCATCCGCCAGCTCCTGATGGTCGGCGTCGGCGCCGGCCTGATCTACCGCGGGATCTCCCCCGGGTTTGAGAAAGGATTAAAGCGCCTGATCGCCAACACCGCCGCCACCGATCCAGTGGAAATTTCGGCCAGCGTCACCGTCGCCCGCCCCGCCGACGAGGTCTTTGCCTTCTGGCGAGACCCCGAAAACGTGCCGCGCTACCTCCGGCACATCAAACGCGTGGAGTACCTCAGCCCCACCACCATGCGCTGGGTCGCCGCGGTTCCTCCCGACATGGAACTGGCCTGGAACGCCGAAATCACCGAGGAGCGTCAGGGCGAATTCTTTGCCTGGCGCTCGGTCGAAGGCTCGGAGCTGGTCAACCAGGGTGTGATCACCTTCCGCACCACCCCCGAGGGGCTCACCGAGGTGCATTTACGTCTAATCTACCAGCCTCCTGGGGGCGCATTCGGGGCGCGCATCGAGAACTTCTTTAAAGCAATCCCTGAGCAAATCTTAAGAGAAGAACTCCGAACCTTTAAACAACTCGTTGAGACCGGTGAAATCCCCACCGTCCGCGGGCAGTCCTATGGCGGCACCATCACTCGCGAAGAAGGCATCTGGCAGCTCTCCAACCGCTGA